One Vicugna pacos unplaced genomic scaffold, VicPac4 scaffold_19, whole genome shotgun sequence genomic region harbors:
- the LOC140693446 gene encoding olfactory receptor 4S2-like yields MEKINNVTDFVFWGLSQNPEIEEVCFVVFSFFYTVILLGNLLIILTVYVGHLFKSPMYLFLNYLSFVDICYSSVTAPKMIVDLLAKSKIISYMGCMLQLFGGYFFGCTEIFILTVMAYDHYVAICKPLHYMTIMDWDRCNKMLLGCWIGGFTHSIIQVALVVQLPFCGPNEIDHYFCNVHLVLKLACTDTYVVGVVTANSDTITLGSSVILLISYTVILVSLRKQSAEGMCKALSTCGSHFAMVINFFGPCTFMYMHPDNTFSEDKMVAVFYTIITPMLNPLIYTLRNAKVKNAMKKLWSRRVLWEANAKQK; encoded by the coding sequence atggaaaaaataaacaatgtaacTGACTTTGTTTTCTGGGGTCTTTCTCAGAATCCAGAGATTGAAGAAGTTTGttttgtggtgttttctttcttctacacTGTCATTCTTCTGGGAAACCTCCTCATCATATTGACAGTTTACGTGGGACATCTTTTCAAGTCTcctatgtatttatttctcaACTACTTGTCTTTTGTGGACATATGTTATTCTTCAGTCACAGCTCCAAAGATGATTGTTGACCTATTAGCCAAGAGCAAAATTATCTCCTATATGGGGTGCATGTTGCAACTCTTTGGGGGATATTTCTTTGGTTGCACTGAGATCTTCATCCTTACTGTGATGGCCTATGATCATTATGTGGCTATCTGTAAACCTTTACACTATATGACCATCATGGACTGGGACAGATGCAATAAAATGTTGCTGGGGTGCTGGATAGGTGGGTTCACACACTCCATTATCCAAGTGGCTCTGGTAGTTCAACTACCATTTTGTGGACCCAATGAGATTGATCACTACTTTTGCAATGTTCACCTTGTGCTGAAACTTGCCTGCACTGACACATATGTGGTTGGTGTTGTTACAGCCAATAGTGATACCATCACTCTGGGGAGCTCTGTCATCTTGTTAATCTCCTATACTGTCATCCTGGTGTCCCTGAGAAAGCAGTCAGCTGAAGGCATGTGCAAAGCTCTCTCTACCTGTGGCTCCCACTTCGCCATGGTCATCAACTTTTTTGGTCCCTGTACTTTCATGTATATGCACCCTGATAATACCTTTTCAGAGGATAAGATGGTGGCTGTGTTTTACACCATTATCACCCCCATGTTAAATCCCCTGATTTATACACTGAGAAATGCAAAAgtaaaaaatgcaatgaaaaaaCTGTGGAGCAGGAGGGTTTTATGGGAGGCTAATGCTAAACAGAAGTAG